A portion of the Luxibacter massiliensis genome contains these proteins:
- a CDS encoding sigma-70 family RNA polymerase sigma factor yields MVTLQDLKWIVKQPEKEEKAPTARHLLEHGKRVVSMENGGDVQLLVFLEGWALYRVGKYTTVFSVHGCGSYCYESHGRQIFVDAAFFEEREWYVRLMLEGEDRLMKNRESSRKGKVVSYHAVSEEWFFLSSPVLPPLEQLIEKEQILELMGLLTKRQRDIVILYFYYGETQWEIARSLGISQPAVSQALMAALRRMREGQEEIFSGKEVRSGRCAV; encoded by the coding sequence ATGGTGACATTACAGGATTTAAAGTGGATCGTAAAACAACCGGAGAAAGAGGAAAAGGCTCCAACGGCCCGGCATTTGCTGGAGCATGGGAAACGGGTGGTAAGCATGGAAAATGGAGGGGATGTGCAGCTTCTGGTGTTTTTGGAAGGCTGGGCGCTTTACCGGGTAGGGAAGTATACTACAGTTTTCTCCGTACATGGCTGCGGCAGTTATTGTTATGAGAGCCACGGACGGCAGATTTTTGTGGATGCCGCTTTCTTTGAGGAACGGGAGTGGTATGTGCGCCTGATGTTAGAGGGAGAGGATCGTCTGATGAAAAACCGGGAATCAAGCCGGAAAGGAAAGGTCGTTTCTTACCATGCGGTTTCCGAGGAATGGTTTTTCCTGTCTTCCCCGGTATTGCCGCCTCTGGAGCAGTTGATTGAAAAAGAGCAGATTTTGGAGCTGATGGGGCTTCTGACAAAGCGGCAGAGGGATATTGTGATCCTGTATTTTTACTACGGGGAAACCCAGTGGGAGATTGCAAGGTCACTGGGAATTTCCCAGCCTGCGGTTTCCCAGGCGCTTATGGCGGCGCTGCGGCGGATGCGGGAAGGGCAGGAAGAAATTTTTTCCGGTAAAGAAGTCCGTTCCGGGAGGTGCGCCGTATGA
- a CDS encoding RNA polymerase sigma factor has product MRGKRPKERKCYILRAGDGTVVEVTREVYLEWYQSRRRERYQNEKKQKYGVFSLEALSEKGVLPDGRADSPEEMVIRELCVEKLRSVIEDLTEADAYLLYLLFFEEVTVKEAAQLCGCSRKTIANRRKRILKELNEKLKAMGIMGGYF; this is encoded by the coding sequence ATGAGAGGGAAACGCCCAAAGGAGCGGAAATGTTATATTCTTCGTGCCGGGGATGGGACTGTGGTGGAAGTCACCAGGGAGGTCTATCTGGAATGGTATCAGTCCCGGCGGCGGGAGCGCTACCAGAATGAGAAAAAGCAGAAATACGGCGTATTTAGCCTGGAAGCCCTGTCGGAGAAAGGAGTTCTACCAGATGGGAGGGCAGACAGCCCGGAAGAGATGGTGATCCGGGAGCTTTGTGTGGAAAAACTGCGCTCTGTGATAGAAGATCTGACAGAGGCAGACGCCTACCTTCTGTATCTCCTGTTTTTTGAAGAAGTGACGGTAAAAGAAGCGGCGCAGCTTTGCGGGTGCAGCCGGAAAACCATTGCCAACCGGAGAAAGCGGATTTTAAAGGAATTGAACGAAAAACTGAAAGCGATGGGGATCATGGGAGGATACTTCTAA